Genomic window (Haloarcula limicola):
GAACGTGTTCGAGCGAACGGCTACGCGGCCGCGGCGTCGACTACTCGCCATGTCTTCGGACACGACGCTCGACGTCCGCGACGGCGACGAAGAACCGTTCACTCGCATCACAGCGGCCCTGTCCGACCTCGAGAGCGACGAGACGCTCGAACTCGTCAACAGTTTCGAGCCGGAGCCGCTCTACGACGTCTTGCGCAGCCGCGGCTTCGAGTACGAGACCGAACGGGTCACCGACGACCTGTGGCGCGTCCGCATCACCCGCGAATGACTCGGCGGCGGTCGACGACTGCTGCGGACGGTGGGGTTTTCCGTCCCGATGCCGTCGACGTAGGTATGGCCGGGCTCATCCAGCGAACGGCGCGAGCGATCGACGACATGTGGCAGTCGATCTGGCACGAGTCGAGCCGCGCCGAGAAGATAGTGATCGCGATCATACTGCTCGTTACGGGACTGGCTATTCCGGTGATCCCGATCGTCTGGATCGCCCGGATCATCGCCAACTGAGCGCTGCAGGCGGACGAAGGGCGCTTCACTCCAACGGAGTCTCGGCTCGGCCCCTCGCGAGTTGGCTATATCGTAGAGTGTATCTGAGGACCTACACCGTAGAGTCTATCTAAGTAGCTATACCGTATAGCCCACCTGTAGAGTTTGCTCTGTAACCGATGACGACGGCCGATCCGGTTCGAGTTCACCGGAGGGGACCCGTCGGGAGCAAGTGGGTATTCGGACCCGAGAAGGTGAACTACTGATTCGGCCCGGACCCGCGCGGCCCGCCCGTGGCGAAGGTCGTCATGTTCGGGTAGTCGGCGATCAGTCCGTCCGCGCCCAACTCGATCGGGGCGCGCGCTTCCCGCCACGTGTCGACTGTCCAGACGTTCACCTCCCGACCCTCGTCGTGGGCCGTCTCGACGAGGTCGCCGTCGAGCACTCCGAGCGAGCAGTTGACCGCCTGGGCGTCGAGTTCGCGGGCGACCTCCAGGTTCTCGGTAGTGTTTCGCCCGAAGATCGGAGCCACGTCGACGCGCGGCGAGACGTCTTTCACCGCCCGGAGCGCGTCCGGGTCGAACGAGGAGACGTAGAACCGCTCCGACTCGCACGACGCGATACGCAGGACGCGCTCCGCGAACTCCGTCCAGGAGAGCGGGCCGGACGCCTTAAACTCGATGTTCATGGTGACGTTCGGGTCGGCCGCTTCGAGCGCCCCCGCGAGCGTCGGAACCGTCTCGCCGGAGCCGAGGACCTCGGCGTCGAGGACCGTCTCCGCGGGCGTCTCGGCGACGGGTCCCGATCCGTCCGTGAGGTCGTCGAGTCGCTCGTCGTGGAAGACGACGATCTCGCCGTCACTCGTCGCGACGACGTCGATCTCGATCCGGTCGGCACCCAGCCGCGACGCGCCCTCGACGGCGGCGACCGTGTTCTGCGGGAACACGTCCCTGAATCCGCGGTGTGCCGTCACGTGCAAGCCGTCGCGTGACCGGCGCTCTCGACTCCGAGCCGCCCTCCCCGCGACAGTGCCGCTCGCCGCCGTCAGCCCGAGCATCGCCCCCGTGGTCTTGACCATGTTTCGTCGTGAGACGCCCGTCGCCAGATAGGTTGTGCCTCGCGTCATCACCTATCTCGGCACGGACGACCCGTATGAGATTTGATATGAGGTCTCTATCCCGTTCGGTACGTCTCCGAGCGGATATGCGTCGGCCCGTACCGATACCGAACCGATCGAACGGAACGAATCGGCCGGTCGTATCTCACCCGCCTCGGCGGTTCTACAGGGCGGTTCGTCGCGACTTCGTCCGGCAGTAGCGGCCGATATATCTCTTTTCCGTCACGACGGATCACTCACGGATCGAGCACTTCAGGCATCTGAATACAGAACGATATGCATGCAATAGCAAAGCATGCAAGCAAGTTCCCCAAGTGAAAGGAGAAGCCACATCGACCCATCGTATATCCGATTCAGCGAGCGCTTCGGCGCTCGTCCGGCAGTCGCGATAGCCCGCTAGAAAATCCATGAGTTCGGACGAACAATCGCAGATCGAAGGGACGCTGTTACAACGCACGGGTGCCCGTCTCTCCGAACGCGTCGAACGGTGGATGCCGAGCCCGTTCATCTTCGCCATCCTCCTCACGTACATCGTCTTCATCATCGGTATCCTGGTCGAGGGAGCCGGTCCGGTGCAGATGGTTCAGTACTGGTTCGACGGCTTCTGGGTGTTGCTGTCGTTTACTATGCAAGCAGTATTGATCCTGGTGACCGGCTTCGTGCTGGCCTATCACCCGTTCATCCAGAACCAGATCAAGCGACTGCTCTCGATTCCCTCGACCGCGAGACAGGGGCTTCTGCTGGTGTCGCTGATAGCGATGGTGACGGCGTGGTTCCACTGGGGTCTCGGCCTCATCGTCGGCGCGCTGCTGGCGCGCGAGATGGGCCGTCAGGCGAACGAACGGGGACTGAACATCCACTACCCGCTGCTCTGCGTGGCCGGGTATATGGGACTCGCGCTGACCTGGAACATGGGTCTCTCGGGGGCGTCCGTCCTCCTGATGAACACCCCGGGTAACATCTTCATCGAGCAGGGGATCATCGACCAGCTCGTCCCCGTCACCGAGACGATATTCCACCCGTACATGGTGTCGCTGCTGGTCATCAGCATCGCCTACTCGATGGTCGTGCTCTACTTCCTCTCGCCGCCCGACTCCCAGTCGGAGGGAATCACCGAGTTCCTGCCGGAGAGCGAGCTGACCGAGGCGAACGTCCGGGCCGGCGAGACGACCGCGACCGACGGGTCGGGAGAGGAGGGTCCCGAGAAGGACCGCGTCGGCGACGACGCACCGGACTCCCCGACGCCGTCCGACAAGATGAACAACAGCCGCCTTATCGGCGGCGTCATCGCGGTGACCGGCGTCGTCTTCGCCATATACACGTTCGCGACGAGAGGGCTGAACGCGCTGAACCTCAACACGGTGAACTTCGCGTTCCTGTTCATCGGGTTCGCCCTGTTCACGAGCCCGCAGGCCTACGAGGAGCGGTTCGCCGAGGCCATCGACTCGACCGGCGACATCATCCTCCAGTTCCCCTTCTACGCGGGGATCATCGGGATGACGCAAAACTCCGGTCTCGCGGAGACTATCGCGGAATCGATCGTGAGCTTCGCGGGGCCGGAGACGTACCCGGCCGCAGTGGTCATCATCTCGGCGCTCGTCAACACGTTCGTCCCGTCGGGCGGCGGCGAGTGGACCGTCATCGGACCCATCGTCGTCCCCGCGGCACAGGACCTCGGCGTTCCGCTGGGGCAGACGCTGGTCGCCTACACGTTCGGCGCGTCGCTCGCGGACCTCGTCCAGCCGTTCTGGGCGCTCCCGCTGCTGGCGATCACCGACATGCGCGCCCGGGACATCTTCGGCTACGCGATCATGATGCTGTTGCTGATGCTCCCGTTCGTCCTCATCGCCGTCATCGTCATCCCGTACGCCGGCGGCTTCTGGACGAGTATCGTGCCGTTCTAACCGCGGCACGCCGTCTTCCGGCGGCGCGTCGATAGCCGCGGTTCGCTTGTATTTCCCGGTCCAGCGAATTTATCCGAGGCCGTCGTCGGTCCGACAATGAGCGACGAAACGACCGAGTCCGCCGGCGGTTCCCCGACGCTGGGCGACGGGGTGACGCGGCGGGCGCTCCTCGCGGCTGGCGTGTTCGGCGTCGGCTTCAGCGGGCTGATCGACGTGCTCGTCCTACACCACGTCCTCCAGTGGCATCACCTCGTCTCGGCCGTCTACCCGCAGGACACGCTCTCCGGGCTCCGGACGAACATCCTCGCGGACGGGCTGTTCTCGCTGACGATGCTCTCGATCATGTGCGTCGGCGGCGGGTTGCTCTGGCAGTCCGAACGACGGACCGCACAGCCGCTGGCCCTGCGACCGATAGCGGGCGCGGCCG
Coding sequences:
- a CDS encoding DUF2249 domain-containing protein, yielding MSSDTTLDVRDGDEEPFTRITAALSDLESDETLELVNSFEPEPLYDVLRSRGFEYETERVTDDLWRVRITRE
- a CDS encoding glycerophosphodiester phosphodiesterase encodes the protein MTRGTTYLATGVSRRNMVKTTGAMLGLTAASGTVAGRAARSRERRSRDGLHVTAHRGFRDVFPQNTVAAVEGASRLGADRIEIDVVATSDGEIVVFHDERLDDLTDGSGPVAETPAETVLDAEVLGSGETVPTLAGALEAADPNVTMNIEFKASGPLSWTEFAERVLRIASCESERFYVSSFDPDALRAVKDVSPRVDVAPIFGRNTTENLEVARELDAQAVNCSLGVLDGDLVETAHDEGREVNVWTVDTWREARAPIELGADGLIADYPNMTTFATGGPRGSGPNQ
- a CDS encoding short-chain fatty acid transporter codes for the protein MSSDEQSQIEGTLLQRTGARLSERVERWMPSPFIFAILLTYIVFIIGILVEGAGPVQMVQYWFDGFWVLLSFTMQAVLILVTGFVLAYHPFIQNQIKRLLSIPSTARQGLLLVSLIAMVTAWFHWGLGLIVGALLAREMGRQANERGLNIHYPLLCVAGYMGLALTWNMGLSGASVLLMNTPGNIFIEQGIIDQLVPVTETIFHPYMVSLLVISIAYSMVVLYFLSPPDSQSEGITEFLPESELTEANVRAGETTATDGSGEEGPEKDRVGDDAPDSPTPSDKMNNSRLIGGVIAVTGVVFAIYTFATRGLNALNLNTVNFAFLFIGFALFTSPQAYEERFAEAIDSTGDIILQFPFYAGIIGMTQNSGLAETIAESIVSFAGPETYPAAVVIISALVNTFVPSGGGEWTVIGPIVVPAAQDLGVPLGQTLVAYTFGASLADLVQPFWALPLLAITDMRARDIFGYAIMMLLLMLPFVLIAVIVIPYAGGFWTSIVPF
- a CDS encoding DUF2243 domain-containing protein, producing the protein MSDETTESAGGSPTLGDGVTRRALLAAGVFGVGFSGLIDVLVLHHVLQWHHLVSAVYPQDTLSGLRTNILADGLFSLTMLSIMCVGGGLLWQSERRTAQPLALRPIAGAAVVGLGVFDLFDVVVDHVLLGLHQPLSQAGRYNPHWAAVSLLLIAAGYYVYRTGTGGRDGGSTGAA